The proteins below come from a single Magallana gigas chromosome 10, xbMagGiga1.1, whole genome shotgun sequence genomic window:
- the LOC117684059 gene encoding gamma-glutamylaminecyclotransferase-like, translated as MDPGTGTTLFVGVRQTVEKYPLVIERSWNMPCLLHVAGTGWHVKGEIYDVDDEKMKFLDYFEDHPEMYTRTVILAEYTDSNVTKSSAPKSKENQPNTHSECWCYFYNDRDSVRDLPHIDEYDTKGEHGLEYDASIDAEFDDNKKSW; from the exons ATGGATCCTGGTACAGGCACCACTTTATTCGTCGGTGTCAGACAGACCGTGGAGAAATACCCGCTGGTGATTGAAAGATCCTGGAATATGCCTTGTCTTTTACACGTGGCAGGAACTGGATGG CATGTGAAGGGTGAAATCTATGACGTGGATGATGAGAAAATGAAGTTCCTGGATTACTTTGAAGATCACCCTGAAATGTACACACGCACCGTGATATTGGCGGAATACACAGACTCAAACGTTACAAAGTCGAGTGCGCCCAAATCCAAAGAAAACCAACCGAACACCCACTCCGAGTGTTGGTGCTATTTTTATAACGACCGTGATTCTGTACGCGACCTCCCTCACATTGATGAATACGACACCAAGGGTGAACATGGCTTGGAGTATGACGCCAGTATTGATGCAGAATTTGATGATAACAAAAAATCGTGgtaa